A genomic stretch from Aedes albopictus strain Foshan chromosome 2, AalbF5, whole genome shotgun sequence includes:
- the LOC109419065 gene encoding uncharacterized protein LOC109419065, with translation MYEILSCAKNTQLHSFPSLDVLGVGTHANDGKDSNESVCQFFPRTKLFLRTNRNWGVELLRIKDINGTPTMAHVQKRTIDNLYCVACPKTAIEEVAVGMTSGSIRLMNLKNTTAGLKRLDTDRLTNGVICMDYSANDDFLAAVYENGTVNLYGTKTNSRVGSMAFDKHTTKVRFHPMKRFLLSVASYKGSVMLYDTQSKKIIFNQTEAHSEPCRDVAMTASNSDLLFTVGYDNLINIYDTRKKQSATKIRSNYPFESLDVSECGGYFAVGNLKGQIYCYDIRSLAEPLKTAKAHDSRVNSISFVPKTAEKGGHRVSFDPKQVPSTSEIMVAANSSSMTAESTRSPVLPTKPDRDSFMNDIDAFMQRRESLDVARLSTSSRMSTESRTSLNMAGNNLMGYLDDISDSNLELDQLEETPAAEESFVNVNRLIKRTAGVKKQTSVDRTQKSAINLNLENIREEPDMDSTRALTEISTDSNVEPGPRPGSAGSGTKRSSIRRSVDAEDKENQANAVEARTQPNPIPDATRKTPTSSTAVNEEEMSPSVQAAFRDLKLEISTLREEMKEHFFQNQVDRKYTAMATRSQIWMGSFNLWRESQKQLERIDEVTQTGFGMLLTNDEFTQQFMRLQRENEELKRRIAEMEKQGGAKK, from the exons ATGTACGAGATTCTATCCTGTGCCAAGAACACACAGCTGCACTCGTTTCCGTCGCTGGATGTCCTTGGAGTCGGAACTCACGCAAACGATGGCAAGGACAGCAACGAAAGTGTTTGCCAGTTCTTTCCCCGGACGAAGCTGTTCCTTCGCACCAACCGGAACTGGGGCGTTGAGCTGCTACGAATAAAGGACATTAACGGAACGC CAACAATGGCACACGTACAGAAGCGCACAATAGACAACCTGTACTGTGTGGCCTGTCCGAAAACGGCTATCGAAGAGGTGGCAGTCGGAATGACGTCCGGCTCGATTCGGTTGATGAATCTCAAAAATACAACTGCAGGCCTGAAGCGTTTGGACACGGACCGACTCACCAATGGAGTCATTTGTATGGATTACAGTGCCAATGATGACTTTCTGGCGGCCGTATATGAGAACGGAACCGTCAATCTGTATGGAACCAAAACCAATAGCCGCGTGGGATCAATGGCGTTTGATAAGCA CACTACCAAGGTTCGATTTCATCCGATGAAACGGTTCCTACTTTCGGTTGCCTCGTACAAGGGATCTGTCATGCTGTACGATACCCAGTCCAAGAAAATCATTTTCAATCAAACTGAGGCCCACTCGGAACCGTGTCGAGATGTCGCAATGACCGCCTCCAACTCGGACCTTTTGTTCACAGTGGGCTACGACAATCTGATCAACATATACGACACCCGGAAGAAACAGTCGGCCACTAAAATACGCTCCAATTATCCATTCGAATCACTGGACGTTTCAGAGTGCGGTGGATACTTTGCCGTCGGTAATCTCAAGGGACAAATCTACTGTTACGATATCCGGAGTTTGGCAGAACCGTTGAAAACAGCAAAGGCTCACGACAGTAGAGTGAACAGTATTTCCTTTGTGCCGAAAACGGCAGAAAAAGGAGGACATCGGGTGAGTTTTGATCCCAAACAGGTTCCTAGCACCTCGGAGATAATGGTTGCAGCGAACTCGTCATCAATGACCGCCGAGAGCACCCGTTCCCCAGTTCTCCCCACCAAACCCGATAGAGATAGCTTCATGAACGACATTGACGCCTTCATGCAGAGGCGAGAATCGTTGGATGTGGCCCGGTTAAGTACCTCGTCCCGGATGAGCACCGAGTCCCGCACAAGTCTCAATATGGCCGGCAACAATCTGATGGGTTACTTGGACGATATCTCCGACAGTAATTTAGAGCTGGATCAGCTGGAGGAAACGCCCGCCGCCGAGGAAAGCTTTGTGAACGTCAATCGGCTGATCAAAAGAACCGCCGGTGTCAAGAAGCAGACGTCCGTTGATCGGACGCAAAAGTCGGCGATCAATCTGAATCTGGAGAACATCCGAGAGGAACCGGATATGGACAGTACCCGGGCGCTGACGGAAATTTCAACCGATTCGAATGTGGAGCCCGGACCAAGACCAGGGAGTGCTGGAAGTGGTACGAAGAGGTCTTCAATTAGGCGTTCCGTTGACGCGGAGGACAAGGAAAATCAAGCCAACGCAGTAGAGGCCCGG ACTCAACCCAATCCGATCCCCGATGCCACACGCAAGACTCCCACAAGTTCCACAGCAGTAAACGAAGAGGAAATGTCCCCAAGCGTGCAGGCCGCCTTCCGGGACTTGAAGCTGGAAATCTCCACCCTCCGAGAGGAAATGAAGGAGCACTTTTTCCAGAACCAGGTAGATCGGAAGTACACGGCCATGGCCACCCGTAGCCAGATCTGGATGGGATCGTTCAACCTGTGGAGGGAATCGCAGAAACAGCTGGAACGTATCGACGAGGTGACGCAGACCGGGTTCGGTATGCTGTTGACCAACGACGAGTTTACCCAGCAGTTTATGCGCCTGCAACGGGAGAACGAGGAACTGAAACGGAGAATCGCCGAAATGGAGAAGCAGGGCGGTGCCAAGAAGTAG